A window of the Ammoniphilus oxalaticus genome harbors these coding sequences:
- the trhA gene encoding PAQR family membrane homeostasis protein TrhA — protein MRSSYIYTKREEIANAITHGLGAIGSVVALILLLSHSAKQGSATHIISFSIYGSSMLLLYLSSTLLHSLREGKLKDLFEIMDHASIYIFIAGSYTPILLLVVKGSLGFTLLCVVWTIAALGIIFKALFTKRFLFLTTMIYLAMGWMIVFALEPVINRLAFEGLIMLIVGGLLYTFGTIFYMWRLFPFHHAVWHLFVVAGSAFHFFTMFYHVLPIR, from the coding sequence GTGAGATCCAGCTATATTTACACAAAACGTGAAGAAATTGCCAATGCTATTACACATGGTCTAGGAGCCATAGGAAGCGTGGTCGCGCTCATCTTACTCCTCAGTCATTCCGCTAAACAAGGCAGCGCCACGCACATCATCAGTTTCTCTATCTATGGATCAAGTATGCTTCTTTTGTACTTGTCCTCCACTTTGTTGCACAGTTTACGCGAAGGTAAGCTAAAAGATCTATTTGAAATTATGGATCACGCCTCAATTTACATTTTTATCGCGGGTAGCTACACACCCATTTTACTGCTCGTCGTCAAAGGTTCCTTAGGATTTACATTGCTTTGTGTTGTGTGGACCATTGCCGCGCTCGGAATTATCTTCAAAGCATTGTTTACAAAGAGATTCCTATTTTTAACGACAATGATCTATCTCGCGATGGGTTGGATGATTGTATTCGCCCTTGAACCTGTGATCAACCGTTTAGCCTTTGAGGGCCTCATCATGCTCATCGTCGGAGGCCTCTTGTATACATTCGGGACGATCTTTTACATGTGGCGACTCTTCCCTTTCCATCACGCTGTTTGGCATCTATTTGTCGTTGCCGGTAGCGCCTTCCACTTTTTCACAATGTTTTATCATGTCCTACCGATCCGCTAA
- a CDS encoding 3D domain-containing protein yields MGDGLTTASGVKVSESVIAVDPSVIPLGSIVEVKYGDGRIERKLAADKGGAVKGNRIDIFCWSQQEAINNGRKSVQVRVVGRQ; encoded by the coding sequence GTGGGGGATGGTCTAACGACAGCGAGCGGTGTAAAAGTATCTGAATCAGTCATTGCCGTTGATCCGTCTGTGATTCCATTAGGCAGTATCGTTGAAGTGAAATACGGGGATGGTCGAATCGAACGAAAACTAGCTGCGGACAAGGGCGGCGCGGTCAAAGGAAATCGCATCGATATTTTCTGCTGGAGTCAACAAGAAGCGATTAATAATGGGCGTAAAAGTGTGCAGGTGCGGGTTGTTGGTCGTCAGTGA
- a CDS encoding helix-turn-helix domain-containing protein produces the protein MNVLPIRLKMLRKQLKFTQEDVAKRASTTIANISGYESGNQTPSSPMLLRLSNALNCSVDYLFGRSDEPRYSPEQSHELENERPISVHELVERYTILMDDGDALTKEEVAEMLDYIQVRRKMKEKR, from the coding sequence ATGAATGTTTTACCTATCCGCTTGAAAATGTTGAGGAAGCAGTTAAAGTTCACCCAAGAAGATGTAGCAAAACGGGCCAGCACAACGATTGCCAATATATCAGGCTATGAATCAGGGAACCAAACTCCTAGTTCTCCGATGTTGTTACGATTAAGTAATGCCCTGAATTGTTCAGTTGATTATTTATTCGGTCGCTCGGATGAACCGCGCTACAGTCCGGAGCAAAGCCATGAATTGGAAAATGAACGCCCAATTTCTGTCCATGAGTTAGTCGAGCGCTATACGATTTTAATGGATGACGGTGATGCGTTAACCAAAGAGGAAGTAGCAGAGATGCTTGATTATATTCAAGTCAGGCGCAAGATGAAAGAGAAAAGATGA
- a CDS encoding DNA-3-methyladenine glycosylase I has protein sequence MKTQRQRCSWVTANPMYQAYHDHEWGVPCYDSYELFELLCLESAQAGLSWLTVLKKRDHYRLMFEGFNPSLIAQYGDAKIDRLLKDKGIIRHRGKIEAFIANAQAFLAMEEQGEDFASFIWSFVNGQPLVNQWTADQSIPSYTNRSEKMSQALKQRGFKFVGKTICYAFMQAAGLVNDHESSCYKRKVTRNPPVS, from the coding sequence ATGAAGACGCAACGCCAACGATGCAGTTGGGTCACTGCAAATCCAATGTATCAAGCCTATCACGATCATGAATGGGGGGTTCCCTGCTACGATTCATACGAATTGTTTGAACTATTGTGTTTAGAGAGCGCCCAGGCTGGTCTTTCTTGGCTGACAGTACTTAAGAAAAGAGACCACTATCGCCTCATGTTCGAAGGTTTCAATCCGAGCCTGATCGCCCAATATGGGGATGCAAAAATAGACAGGCTATTAAAAGATAAAGGCATTATTCGGCACCGCGGTAAAATCGAAGCCTTTATCGCAAACGCGCAGGCTTTTTTGGCCATGGAAGAACAAGGTGAGGATTTCGCGTCCTTCATTTGGTCGTTTGTCAACGGACAACCGCTTGTCAACCAGTGGACGGCGGATCAATCGATTCCTAGCTACACGAACCGTTCCGAAAAAATGAGCCAAGCCTTAAAACAAAGGGGCTTCAAGTTTGTAGGGAAAACGATTTGTTACGCGTTTATGCAAGCGGCCGGTTTAGTCAATGACCATGAGAGCAGCTGCTACAAACGAAAGGTGACGCGTAATCCGCCTGTTTCATAA
- the helD gene encoding RNA polymerase recycling motor HelD codes for MDEHVWELETERLEQMAQQIKREMEKLGKVVEHRQSEALEIRRNFWDEVTVNTSDYTEIAETAASIRQQQAILSEQERHYQQAEQGLKKLAKLEVAPYFARVDFAEEGMSKEEIYIGIGSFVDEDTHALLIYDWRAPISSLFYDFTPGPAQYQTPIGEIKGQLSLKRQFLIKQGKLENMFDTGIQIGDEMLQMMLAKNAHEKMSHIVTSIQQEQNQIIRDEEHDILIVQGAAGSGKTSVALQRVAYLLYRFRNSLRSDNMVLFSPNSIFNDYVSNVLPELGEANLLQTTFQEHIEQQFEKVVQVEDNYDQLEYLLGVKESDPNYKIRLKGIEWKTSLSFMKRVDDYAEQLTKEGMLFHPFVLRERVLISEEQMQTIFYEQLAQEAWLPTRVSRLQQWIVAELQKWERRIQKRFYRKLRENPRYMGTESEMKTQSEQRATRIFDPLRRQANQLDFLNVVGMYQRFFTAPHLPSDYAAVGLHTIDRLSAGQMFFEDATPYMYLKQRMIGMDTINQIRHVIIDEAQDYSPFQLEYIRKLFPRAKFTILGDLNQGIFYANRQSYEQIEGLFVDQQVGIRKMMKSYRSTAEIVNFTRSILNKPEPIEAIGRHGEQPRIQQVAAEELPRFVAECVLSLGAAGAESIAIVCKTMEEAKQAFIALEYQLEQPIHLITKDTLEFKTGVTVIPAYLAKGLEFDGVIIYNAGRAIYEHDEDRKLLYTACTRALHFLRVFHSGERSPLLPTTEG; via the coding sequence ATGGATGAACACGTTTGGGAGTTGGAGACCGAGCGCTTAGAACAAATGGCGCAACAAATCAAACGAGAAATGGAAAAATTGGGAAAGGTCGTGGAGCATCGCCAAAGCGAAGCATTAGAAATTCGCAGAAACTTTTGGGATGAAGTCACGGTTAATACGTCCGACTATACAGAAATTGCGGAAACAGCGGCGAGCATTCGTCAACAGCAGGCGATTTTAAGCGAGCAGGAGCGGCACTATCAACAAGCCGAACAAGGTTTGAAAAAACTTGCTAAATTAGAGGTCGCGCCTTATTTTGCTAGGGTTGATTTTGCGGAAGAGGGGATGTCTAAGGAAGAAATTTATATTGGGATAGGCTCCTTTGTTGATGAAGATACCCATGCGCTACTCATTTATGATTGGCGGGCTCCGATTTCAAGTCTATTCTACGATTTTACGCCAGGCCCTGCTCAGTACCAAACGCCAATCGGCGAAATAAAGGGTCAACTTTCTCTAAAGAGACAGTTTTTAATTAAGCAGGGAAAATTAGAAAACATGTTTGATACAGGCATTCAAATCGGCGATGAGATGCTCCAGATGATGTTGGCGAAAAACGCGCATGAAAAGATGAGTCACATTGTCACGTCGATCCAACAAGAGCAAAATCAAATTATTCGCGACGAAGAACATGATATTTTAATTGTGCAGGGCGCGGCAGGCAGTGGGAAAACGTCGGTCGCTTTGCAACGTGTCGCTTATTTGTTATATCGCTTTCGAAATTCATTACGCTCGGATAACATGGTTTTATTTTCCCCCAATTCGATTTTTAATGATTATGTTTCTAATGTTTTACCTGAGTTAGGGGAAGCGAATTTGTTGCAAACAACGTTTCAAGAGCATATTGAACAACAGTTTGAGAAAGTGGTTCAAGTAGAGGACAATTATGATCAATTAGAATATTTATTAGGGGTTAAAGAGAGCGATCCGAATTACAAGATACGCTTAAAAGGAATTGAATGGAAAACTTCCCTTTCGTTTATGAAACGTGTGGATGATTACGCCGAACAGTTAACAAAGGAAGGGATGTTGTTTCACCCGTTCGTTTTACGAGAGCGCGTGTTAATCTCTGAGGAGCAAATGCAAACGATTTTTTATGAACAATTAGCTCAAGAGGCCTGGCTTCCGACCCGTGTGTCAAGATTACAACAGTGGATCGTTGCTGAATTACAAAAATGGGAACGCAGAATTCAAAAGCGTTTCTATCGAAAACTGCGTGAAAATCCGCGTTACATGGGAACTGAATCTGAAATGAAAACGCAGAGCGAGCAGCGCGCGACACGGATTTTTGATCCGTTGCGTCGACAGGCTAACCAGCTTGATTTCTTAAATGTAGTGGGGATGTACCAGCGCTTCTTTACGGCGCCACATTTACCGAGTGATTATGCGGCAGTCGGCCTACATACAATCGATCGGTTGAGTGCAGGGCAGATGTTCTTTGAAGATGCTACACCCTATATGTATTTGAAACAACGGATGATTGGGATGGATACGATCAATCAGATCCGACATGTGATCATTGATGAAGCGCAGGATTATTCTCCTTTTCAACTCGAGTATATTCGCAAGTTGTTTCCAAGAGCCAAATTTACGATCTTAGGTGATCTAAATCAAGGGATCTTTTATGCCAATCGACAAAGCTATGAACAGATTGAAGGGTTATTTGTTGATCAACAAGTGGGGATCCGAAAAATGATGAAAAGTTATCGTTCCACTGCGGAGATCGTTAATTTTACCCGTTCAATCTTGAACAAACCGGAACCGATCGAGGCGATTGGCAGACACGGCGAACAGCCGCGCATTCAGCAGGTTGCAGCAGAGGAACTCCCGCGTTTTGTTGCCGAATGCGTTCTCAGCCTGGGCGCCGCAGGAGCTGAATCAATCGCAATTGTGTGTAAAACAATGGAAGAAGCAAAGCAAGCGTTTATCGCTTTAGAATATCAACTAGAACAACCGATTCACTTGATTACAAAAGATACACTGGAATTTAAAACGGGCGTGACGGTTATTCCCGCTTATTTAGCAAAAGGATTGGAATTTGACGGTGTAATCATTTACAATGCGGGAAGAGCAATATACGAGCATGATGAAGATCGGAAGCTGTTATATACGGCTTGCACGAGAGCGCTCCATTTTTTACGCGTGTTTCATAGTGGAGAACGATCTCCGTTATTGCCAACGACAGAAGGGTGA
- a CDS encoding PAS domain-containing sensor histidine kinase, translated as MLQQIFVNFSVFSFLVSAAVVTRIFYFPIKPIKHAWILGGVYAGLISLILMNLSIPYNETLSLDIRYIPFIISCAYFGLKSGLLTAALLLIGEWLFSENLAVDLSIFMIAVPLFFVSLSFWKKPYQRALILLLEYVTLVFTAHWLYRGGAPVPFSFMMILTGFLLMGLTISIWLIEGYSTLYSLINEYTKLNTKLKKSQQELRETLRGQQGVIFKFKKEDGNFIHTLCDGQLIRKSQLNPDLFLSPDWTRLLQPDIVDELLGQYERAWQGSDTSSEIRWPNGHFLQLMLQPIFRSGQVIEVVGSIFDITEKKRMEQALEESERHYRLIAENTSDLITVLQVNGKAKYCSPSHQVILGYSPDDLLDGEIKSIFEPQVLYRIREKLAKIIREQQPDQIEFRCQHKNGNWVQFESRCMPVTGPRGDVEYIVIVSRDISERKKAEELALASEKLSVVGELAAGVAHEIRNPLTTLKGFIQMFQKGEIDPVYLDVISSELDRIELITNEFLILAKPQVVHYRVESLVSIIENVVAILTPQMKLNNIQVYTEFEQQLPQIKCEPSQLKQLFVNIMKNAIEAMPTGGIMKLKIYRQEDYLLAEVEDNGCGIPGEIISRLGEPFYTLKEKGTGLGLMVCKKIINEHGGTIQFFSELGEGATVQIALPLFNQAE; from the coding sequence ATGTTACAACAAATTTTTGTTAATTTTAGTGTTTTCTCCTTTTTAGTTAGCGCAGCGGTTGTTACGCGAATCTTTTATTTTCCAATCAAACCAATTAAACACGCTTGGATCCTTGGTGGGGTCTATGCCGGGCTCATTTCACTTATTTTAATGAATCTATCAATTCCATATAATGAGACATTATCATTAGATATCCGCTATATTCCATTCATTATATCGTGCGCTTACTTTGGTTTGAAGTCGGGGTTACTCACGGCCGCGCTGTTACTAATAGGAGAATGGCTATTTTCAGAAAACCTAGCCGTTGATCTATCAATCTTCATGATTGCTGTTCCACTATTTTTCGTATCTTTATCTTTCTGGAAAAAGCCTTATCAACGGGCTCTCATTTTGTTACTGGAATATGTGACACTCGTCTTTACCGCGCATTGGCTATACAGAGGAGGGGCTCCTGTTCCTTTTTCATTTATGATGATATTGACAGGTTTTTTGTTGATGGGTTTGACAATTAGTATCTGGCTAATCGAAGGATACAGTACATTATATTCACTGATCAATGAATACACAAAACTGAACACTAAATTGAAAAAATCGCAGCAAGAATTAAGAGAAACGCTTCGTGGTCAACAAGGCGTTATTTTTAAATTTAAGAAAGAGGATGGGAACTTTATCCATACGTTGTGCGACGGTCAGTTAATCCGTAAAAGTCAGCTCAATCCAGATCTTTTCCTATCGCCAGATTGGACTAGATTATTGCAGCCTGACATTGTGGATGAACTGTTGGGCCAATATGAGCGGGCTTGGCAAGGTTCGGATACAAGTTCTGAGATACGGTGGCCAAACGGACATTTCCTACAACTCATGCTGCAACCAATCTTTCGGAGTGGCCAAGTCATTGAAGTTGTCGGATCGATCTTCGATATAACTGAGAAAAAAAGAATGGAGCAGGCGTTAGAAGAAAGCGAACGCCACTATCGATTAATTGCGGAGAATACATCTGACTTAATTACTGTGCTGCAAGTGAATGGGAAGGCAAAGTACTGCTCTCCTTCGCACCAAGTGATTCTCGGCTATTCGCCGGATGATCTATTAGATGGAGAGATCAAGTCTATATTTGAGCCACAAGTTCTATATCGAATTCGAGAAAAATTGGCTAAGATTATTAGAGAGCAACAACCTGATCAAATAGAATTTCGTTGCCAACATAAAAATGGGAACTGGGTTCAATTTGAATCGCGCTGTATGCCAGTGACAGGGCCGCGTGGCGATGTGGAATATATCGTCATCGTTAGCCGAGATATCTCAGAACGGAAGAAAGCGGAGGAACTGGCGCTTGCTTCAGAAAAATTATCGGTCGTTGGCGAATTGGCGGCGGGTGTCGCCCATGAAATAAGAAATCCGCTGACGACATTAAAAGGATTCATCCAAATGTTTCAGAAAGGCGAGATCGATCCTGTCTACTTGGATGTCATTAGCTCCGAATTGGACCGAATCGAGCTGATTACGAATGAGTTCCTGATTTTAGCCAAACCACAAGTTGTTCATTACCGTGTAGAATCACTCGTCTCCATCATAGAGAATGTGGTCGCGATCCTAACGCCGCAAATGAAACTAAACAACATTCAAGTTTATACGGAATTTGAGCAACAGCTTCCACAAATCAAATGTGAACCGAGTCAGTTAAAACAACTCTTTGTTAATATTATGAAAAATGCAATTGAAGCGATGCCGACTGGCGGAATAATGAAGTTAAAAATTTACCGCCAAGAGGATTATTTATTGGCTGAAGTAGAGGATAATGGCTGCGGTATTCCCGGCGAGATCATCTCGCGACTTGGTGAACCGTTTTACACGCTTAAAGAAAAGGGTACCGGATTGGGATTGATGGTCTGTAAAAAGATTATTAATGAACACGGTGGAACCATTCAGTTTTTTAGCGAGCTGGGAGAAGGCGCGACTGTTCAAATTGCGCTCCCATTGTTTAATCAAGCCGAATAA
- a CDS encoding HD domain-containing phosphohydrolase, translating into MILQNGEALEKVKLAEGNMSLVLSTPCGTEMIHHFIPKGAQWSLFPEKGRTATEAIYVLSGKLLLEYMEKKTILVKGDGLSSSPLTDDLIFEALEDSEFMYTTTEPIFYTYSNRVKELRELSVAIGLKDGYTDDHCSRIRDISLKVGKQLGLTQSELFVLSFGSFFHDLGKIMIPEQILLKTDPLTEKEREALKLHTVYGGAILRETGQAHLIKAAEIVEQHHERYDGKGYPIGYEKDEINMGAAIVAVVDSYDAMITDRVYQKRRTPMQALEEIKRCRGVNYHPDVVDAFIKVMQKEWNEDGTD; encoded by the coding sequence GTGATTCTTCAAAATGGGGAAGCGCTTGAAAAAGTAAAACTTGCTGAAGGGAACATGAGCTTAGTGCTCTCCACGCCATGCGGCACAGAGATGATTCATCATTTTATCCCTAAGGGCGCGCAGTGGTCACTGTTTCCTGAAAAAGGTCGAACGGCAACAGAAGCAATCTATGTTCTTTCTGGAAAACTGCTTTTGGAATACATGGAAAAAAAGACAATTCTCGTGAAGGGTGACGGTTTGAGTTCTTCTCCCTTAACGGATGATCTTATTTTTGAGGCGCTGGAAGATAGCGAATTCATGTATACGACGACTGAACCTATTTTTTATACGTATAGCAACAGGGTGAAAGAACTAAGGGAATTGTCGGTTGCGATCGGGCTTAAAGATGGATACACGGATGATCATTGCAGCCGCATTCGAGACATCTCTCTAAAAGTAGGCAAACAACTCGGGTTAACCCAGTCAGAATTGTTTGTTTTATCTTTTGGTTCATTTTTCCATGACCTTGGTAAAATTATGATACCCGAACAGATCTTGCTTAAAACAGATCCATTAACAGAAAAAGAACGTGAAGCTCTAAAACTTCACACGGTGTATGGCGGCGCGATTTTGCGTGAAACAGGACAAGCTCATTTAATTAAAGCCGCTGAAATCGTGGAACAACATCACGAACGATATGATGGAAAAGGATATCCGATTGGCTACGAAAAAGATGAAATTAATATGGGAGCGGCGATCGTCGCGGTTGTCGATTCATACGACGCGATGATAACCGATCGGGTTTATCAGAAAAGAAGAACACCGATGCAAGCTTTAGAAGAAATTAAACGATGTCGGGGCGTCAATTATCATCCAGATGTTGTCGACGCTTTTATAAAAGTAATGCAAAAGGAATGGAATGAGGACGGAACAGACTAA
- a CDS encoding aminotransferase class I/II-fold pyridoxal phosphate-dependent enzyme, with protein MNSLVKQLNETIKKENEHVFAMLSELGKAIYFPREGILSQSAEAKSKATKFNATIGIAIENGQPMHLDVIQDTLSTYDPRDLYVYAPPAGKPELRSIWKDKIIAQTPSLAGKTIGNPIVTNALTHGLSIASDLFVEQGDAIIIPDKNWENYEITFGLRRGAELVYYPLYNEEMKFNAAGLKEAILSQKERGKAIVVMNFPNNPTGYTPSLEEADEIVAAIKAGAEAGINVIVLTDDAYYGLFFEESFRESLFGKLANLHPRVLAVKIDGATKEEYVWGFRVGFITYASESEALLAALEQKTTGIIRATISSGPHPSQTFVLKALQAPDYEKQKQEKYGIIKERANKVKEVLDSGKYDDAWDYYPFNSGYFMCLNLKKVEAETLRNHLLDQYQVGTIALGKTDLRVAFSSVEVEDIEELFADIYKAVKDLEQ; from the coding sequence ATGAATTCACTAGTCAAGCAACTGAATGAAACGATTAAAAAGGAAAATGAGCACGTCTTTGCCATGCTTTCCGAACTTGGAAAAGCAATCTATTTTCCAAGGGAAGGAATCTTAAGTCAATCTGCAGAGGCTAAATCAAAAGCGACAAAGTTTAATGCTACGATTGGAATCGCCATTGAAAATGGGCAACCGATGCACTTAGATGTAATCCAAGACACGTTATCAACTTACGATCCTCGAGATTTATACGTATACGCTCCTCCCGCGGGGAAACCTGAGCTAAGATCGATCTGGAAAGATAAAATTATCGCTCAAACCCCTTCTTTAGCGGGCAAAACGATTGGCAACCCGATCGTGACCAACGCTCTGACACACGGGCTCAGCATTGCTTCCGATCTATTTGTAGAACAAGGTGACGCGATTATTATTCCAGATAAAAATTGGGAAAACTATGAAATTACATTTGGATTGCGTCGCGGCGCTGAATTGGTTTACTACCCACTTTATAATGAAGAAATGAAATTTAACGCGGCTGGCTTAAAAGAAGCTATCTTAAGTCAAAAAGAGCGCGGTAAAGCAATTGTCGTGATGAACTTCCCGAATAATCCGACGGGTTACACCCCAAGTTTAGAGGAAGCGGATGAAATTGTCGCCGCCATTAAAGCGGGCGCCGAAGCGGGCATCAACGTCATTGTTCTGACAGACGATGCGTATTATGGCCTATTCTTTGAAGAGTCTTTCCGCGAATCGCTGTTTGGGAAATTAGCCAATCTTCATCCTCGCGTGCTTGCTGTCAAAATTGATGGAGCAACGAAAGAAGAGTACGTTTGGGGATTCCGCGTTGGATTCATTACGTATGCTTCAGAAAGCGAAGCGCTCCTGGCCGCTTTAGAACAAAAAACAACAGGGATTATTCGCGCGACGATATCCAGCGGGCCACACCCTTCACAAACGTTTGTGCTAAAGGCGCTACAAGCTCCTGACTATGAAAAACAGAAGCAAGAAAAATATGGAATTATCAAAGAAAGAGCGAACAAAGTTAAAGAAGTGCTTGATTCTGGAAAATATGATGACGCATGGGATTACTATCCGTTTAACTCCGGTTACTTTATGTGTCTAAACTTGAAAAAAGTAGAAGCTGAGACATTACGCAATCATCTGCTTGATCAATATCAGGTCGGAACCATCGCCCTAGGAAAAACCGATCTAAGGGTCGCGTTCAGCAGTGTCGAAGTGGAAGATATCGAAGAGTTGTTCGCGGACATTTACAAAGCGGTAAAAGATCTCGAGCAATAG
- a CDS encoding DUF3243 domain-containing protein codes for MSILQNFDDWRSFLNERIDQAQSMGIDDTTISKIAHQMADYLADKVEPKNEQERLLKDLWESADSEQQRALASVLVQYMDKK; via the coding sequence ATGTCTATTTTACAAAACTTTGATGACTGGAGATCTTTTCTAAACGAACGTATTGACCAAGCGCAATCGATGGGGATTGACGATACTACAATTTCTAAGATTGCTCACCAAATGGCTGATTATCTAGCTGATAAGGTCGAACCTAAAAATGAACAAGAGCGATTGTTAAAGGATCTGTGGGAAAGCGCGGATTCAGAGCAACAACGCGCCTTGGCTTCGGTGTTAGTTCAGTATATGGACAAGAAATAA
- a CDS encoding MATE family efflux transporter, which produces MNQTYSIRQKVKQLSKILLPILITQLSLFGMNFFDTVMSGHSSPVDLAGVAIGSSIWTPIFTGLTGVLIAITPIVAQLIGARQQHKVSYQIFQGILLSIAISALVIVFGVLFLEQGLSLMTLEPKVTQVAFHYLIALSFGLAPILVYTVLRCFIDALGRTEVTMIITLISLPINVALNYIFIFGKFGLPAMGGVGAGIASALTYWCLLFIALGVIYYRQPFAGYQIFRVWHNISFATWFEQLRIGVPIGIAIFFETAIFAAVTLFMSAYSTVTIAGHQAALNFSSLLYMVPMSMSLALTIAVGFEVGGRRYQDARQYSYLGIGMAVCMALFCAVGLTIYRETVASIYTTDPVVLEMTAQFLIYAIFFQLSDGIAAPIQGALRGYKDVNVTSVVAFVSYWVLGLPIGIALAKMTTLGPYGYWIGLISGLAFGAIFLFFRLYRIQKTAVLEQRLIA; this is translated from the coding sequence ATGAATCAAACTTACTCGATCCGCCAGAAAGTAAAGCAATTAAGCAAAATTTTGCTGCCGATTTTAATTACTCAGCTTTCCTTATTTGGGATGAACTTTTTCGATACAGTCATGTCTGGTCATTCAAGTCCCGTGGATCTTGCTGGAGTGGCGATTGGCTCGAGTATTTGGACCCCGATTTTTACGGGCTTGACAGGCGTGCTTATCGCGATTACGCCGATTGTTGCTCAACTGATTGGCGCCCGACAACAACACAAGGTATCTTATCAAATCTTCCAAGGGATCTTGCTGTCGATCGCGATTTCCGCGCTTGTGATCGTGTTTGGCGTACTGTTTCTTGAACAGGGGTTGAGCCTGATGACGCTCGAGCCAAAGGTAACTCAAGTCGCTTTTCATTATTTAATCGCGCTTTCGTTCGGGTTGGCCCCGATCCTCGTTTACACCGTATTGCGTTGTTTTATCGATGCGCTTGGGCGAACGGAAGTTACAATGATTATTACGCTAATCTCGCTGCCAATTAATGTCGCGCTTAATTATATTTTTATTTTTGGCAAGTTTGGATTACCTGCAATGGGCGGCGTCGGAGCTGGGATTGCCTCCGCATTAACATACTGGTGTTTGCTGTTTATCGCGCTTGGGGTGATCTACTATCGCCAACCGTTCGCGGGATATCAAATATTTCGTGTTTGGCACAATATCTCGTTCGCTACTTGGTTTGAACAGTTACGGATTGGCGTTCCGATTGGGATTGCTATTTTTTTTGAAACAGCGATCTTTGCCGCGGTGACCTTATTTATGAGCGCCTATAGCACAGTCACGATTGCCGGCCATCAAGCGGCCTTGAATTTTTCATCGCTTTTGTACATGGTTCCGATGAGTATGTCGTTAGCTCTAACGATCGCTGTTGGTTTTGAAGTCGGCGGCAGGCGTTATCAAGATGCTCGTCAATATAGTTATCTAGGAATAGGCATGGCCGTTTGTATGGCTCTCTTTTGCGCTGTCGGCTTGACGATTTATCGAGAAACTGTCGCTTCAATTTATACAACAGATCCTGTCGTCCTTGAGATGACAGCCCAATTTTTAATCTATGCGATATTCTTTCAACTTTCAGACGGCATCGCCGCTCCGATTCAAGGGGCCTTGCGTGGCTATAAAGATGTCAATGTGACGTCCGTTGTCGCCTTTGTATCTTATTGGGTGTTAGGCTTGCCGATTGGCATTGCGTTAGCTAAAATGACAACGCTTGGTCCATATGGCTACTGGATCGGTTTAATTTCAGGGTTGGCTTTTGGCGCAATATTCTTGTTCTTTAGGCTCTATCGTATTCAGAAAACAGCTGTATTAGAACAGCGGTTAATTGCATAA